A stretch of the Lactuca sativa cultivar Salinas chromosome 9, Lsat_Salinas_v11, whole genome shotgun sequence genome encodes the following:
- the LOC111880077 gene encoding anthranilate synthase alpha subunit 2, chloroplastic isoform X1 has translation METLAISHRLLPPSIRRSSINPRLSSLPPSLALSSATSRSFTLRCSARSPTASVDHSVKFKEAAKDGNLIPLYRSIFSDHLTPVLAYRCLVKEDDRDAPSFLFESVEPGLKASNVGRYSVIGAQPTMEIVAKENMVTVMDHHEGKKTEEFVEDPMVVPRRIMEQWKPQRIDELPDAFCGGWVGYFSYDTVRYVEKKKIPFSNAPEDDRNLPDVHLGLYDDVIVFDHVEKKAYVIHWVRLDQYSSVDEAFKDGTDRLEALVSRVHDIVPPRLSPGSIKLYTNLFGPSLKNSNMTSEAYKEAVLQAKEHILAGDIFQIVLSQRFERRTFADPFEVYRALRIVNPSPYMTYLQARGCILVASSPEILTRVKKRKVTNRPLAGTIRRGKTPKEDYMLENQLLHDEKQCAEHIMLVDLGRNDVGKVSKAGSVKVEKLMNVERYSHVMHISSTVSGELLDELSSWDALRAALPVGTVSGAPKVKAMELIDRLEVNRRGPYSGGFGGISFTGDMDIALALRTIVFPTAARYDTMYSYRDVNKRRDWVAHLQAGAGIVADSDPGDEQRECENKAAGLARAIDLAESSFVDK, from the exons ATGGAAACCCTAGCTATCTCCCACCGCCTTCTCCCGCCCTCTATCCGCCGTTCCTCCATTAACCCTCGTCTttcctccctccctccctccctcgcTCTTTCCAGCGCCACCTCTCGTTCCTTCACTCTCAGATGCTCTGCTCGATCTCCAACCGCATCAG TCGACCATTCAGTGAAATTCAAGGAAGCTGCAAAGGATGGGAATCTGATTCCATTATACAGGTCAATATTTTCCGATCATCTGACTCCAGTTCTGGCTTACAGGTGTCTGGTCAAAGAAGATGATCGTGATGCACCAAGTTTCTTATTCGAATCTGTTGAACCAGGCTTAAAAGCTTCCAATGTT GGGAGATACAGTGTGATTGGAGCTCAGCCTACAATGGAAATTGTGGCAAAAGAGAATATGGTTACAGTTATGGACCACCATGAAGGGAAGAAAACAGAGGAGTTTGTTGAGGATCCCATGGTTGTTCCTAGGAGGATAATGGAACAATGGAAACCTCAAAGAATTGATGAGCTCCCTGATGCCTTTTGTG GTGGGTGGGTTGGTTATTTCTCTTATGACACAGTGCGATATGTAGAGAAGAAAAAAATCCCATTCTCAAATGCACCAGAGGATGACAGGAACCTTCCGGATGTTCATCTTGGCCTTTATGATGATGTCATTGTGTTTGACCATGTTGAAAAG AAAGCATATGTTATACATTGGGTGCGATTGGATCAATATTCTTCTGTAGATGAAGCTTTCAAAGATGGAACAGACCGTTTGGAGGCTTTAGTGTCTAGAGTTCATGATATTGTTCC TCCAAGACTTTCTCCAGGGTCAATTAAGCTGTATACCAACCTATTTGGGCCTTCTTTGAAAAACTCAAACATGACAAGTGAAGCATACAAGGAAGCGGTTTTACAGGCTAAAGAACATATTTTGGCTGGGGATATATTTCAGATTGTGTTAAGTCAACGTTTTGAAAGGCGTACTTTTGCAGATCCATTTGAAGTTTACAGGGCCCTAAGAATTGTCAACCCTAGTCCATATATGACTTACTTACAG GCTAGAGGGTGTATCCTTGTTGCTTCAAGTCCTGAAATTCTTACCCGTGTCAAgaag AGAAAAGTTACAAATAGACCCCTTGCCGGGACAATCAGGAGAGGGAAGACACCCAAAGAAGACTACATGTTGGAAAATCAACTACTTCACGATGAAAAACAATGTGCAGAGCACATCATGCTTGTTGATCTAGGGAGAAACGATGTTGGCAAG GTTTCAAAAGCGGGTTCTGTTAAAGTAGAGAAGCTGATGAACGTGGAACGGTATTCTCATGTGATGCATATAAGCTCGACAGTGAGCGGAGAGCTTCTTGATGAGTTGAGTAGTTGGGATGCTCTTCGTGCTGCATTACCTGTTGGAACAGTCAGTGGTGCACCTAAG gtGAAAGCGATGGAACTGATTGATCGGTTGGAGGTGAATAGGCGTGGGCCATATAGTGGTGGGTTTGGGGGGATCTCATTCACAGGAGACATGGACATTGCTCTGGCTTTGAGAACGATTGTGTTCCCTACAGCAGCACGTTATGATACAATGTATTCGTATAGGGATGTGAATAAGAGGCGGGATTGGGTGGCTCATCTTCAGGCGGGGGCGGGTATAGTGGCGGATAGTGATCCTGGTGATGAGCAGAGGGAATGTGAGAACAAGGCTGCGGGTCTTGCACGCGCTATTGATCTTGCTGAGTCATCATTTGTCGACAAATGA
- the LOC111880077 gene encoding anthranilate synthase alpha subunit 2, chloroplastic isoform X2: MLCSISNRIRCLVKEDDRDAPSFLFESVEPGLKASNVGRYSVIGAQPTMEIVAKENMVTVMDHHEGKKTEEFVEDPMVVPRRIMEQWKPQRIDELPDAFCGGWVGYFSYDTVRYVEKKKIPFSNAPEDDRNLPDVHLGLYDDVIVFDHVEKKAYVIHWVRLDQYSSVDEAFKDGTDRLEALVSRVHDIVPPRLSPGSIKLYTNLFGPSLKNSNMTSEAYKEAVLQAKEHILAGDIFQIVLSQRFERRTFADPFEVYRALRIVNPSPYMTYLQARGCILVASSPEILTRVKKRKVTNRPLAGTIRRGKTPKEDYMLENQLLHDEKQCAEHIMLVDLGRNDVGKVSKAGSVKVEKLMNVERYSHVMHISSTVSGELLDELSSWDALRAALPVGTVSGAPKVKAMELIDRLEVNRRGPYSGGFGGISFTGDMDIALALRTIVFPTAARYDTMYSYRDVNKRRDWVAHLQAGAGIVADSDPGDEQRECENKAAGLARAIDLAESSFVDK, from the exons ATGCTCTGCTCGATCTCCAACCGCATCAG GTGTCTGGTCAAAGAAGATGATCGTGATGCACCAAGTTTCTTATTCGAATCTGTTGAACCAGGCTTAAAAGCTTCCAATGTT GGGAGATACAGTGTGATTGGAGCTCAGCCTACAATGGAAATTGTGGCAAAAGAGAATATGGTTACAGTTATGGACCACCATGAAGGGAAGAAAACAGAGGAGTTTGTTGAGGATCCCATGGTTGTTCCTAGGAGGATAATGGAACAATGGAAACCTCAAAGAATTGATGAGCTCCCTGATGCCTTTTGTG GTGGGTGGGTTGGTTATTTCTCTTATGACACAGTGCGATATGTAGAGAAGAAAAAAATCCCATTCTCAAATGCACCAGAGGATGACAGGAACCTTCCGGATGTTCATCTTGGCCTTTATGATGATGTCATTGTGTTTGACCATGTTGAAAAG AAAGCATATGTTATACATTGGGTGCGATTGGATCAATATTCTTCTGTAGATGAAGCTTTCAAAGATGGAACAGACCGTTTGGAGGCTTTAGTGTCTAGAGTTCATGATATTGTTCC TCCAAGACTTTCTCCAGGGTCAATTAAGCTGTATACCAACCTATTTGGGCCTTCTTTGAAAAACTCAAACATGACAAGTGAAGCATACAAGGAAGCGGTTTTACAGGCTAAAGAACATATTTTGGCTGGGGATATATTTCAGATTGTGTTAAGTCAACGTTTTGAAAGGCGTACTTTTGCAGATCCATTTGAAGTTTACAGGGCCCTAAGAATTGTCAACCCTAGTCCATATATGACTTACTTACAG GCTAGAGGGTGTATCCTTGTTGCTTCAAGTCCTGAAATTCTTACCCGTGTCAAgaag AGAAAAGTTACAAATAGACCCCTTGCCGGGACAATCAGGAGAGGGAAGACACCCAAAGAAGACTACATGTTGGAAAATCAACTACTTCACGATGAAAAACAATGTGCAGAGCACATCATGCTTGTTGATCTAGGGAGAAACGATGTTGGCAAG GTTTCAAAAGCGGGTTCTGTTAAAGTAGAGAAGCTGATGAACGTGGAACGGTATTCTCATGTGATGCATATAAGCTCGACAGTGAGCGGAGAGCTTCTTGATGAGTTGAGTAGTTGGGATGCTCTTCGTGCTGCATTACCTGTTGGAACAGTCAGTGGTGCACCTAAG gtGAAAGCGATGGAACTGATTGATCGGTTGGAGGTGAATAGGCGTGGGCCATATAGTGGTGGGTTTGGGGGGATCTCATTCACAGGAGACATGGACATTGCTCTGGCTTTGAGAACGATTGTGTTCCCTACAGCAGCACGTTATGATACAATGTATTCGTATAGGGATGTGAATAAGAGGCGGGATTGGGTGGCTCATCTTCAGGCGGGGGCGGGTATAGTGGCGGATAGTGATCCTGGTGATGAGCAGAGGGAATGTGAGAACAAGGCTGCGGGTCTTGCACGCGCTATTGATCTTGCTGAGTCATCATTTGTCGACAAATGA
- the LOC111880078 gene encoding zinc finger CCCH domain-containing protein 25 → MNPLTLVKRIQNINSKEASLGISEDASWHAKYKDSAYVYVGGIPFDLTEGDLLAVFAQYGEIVDVNLVRDKGTGKSKGFAFVAYEDQRSTILAVDNLNGAQVLGRTIRVDHVTKYKKKEEEDEEEEQKKREARGVCRAFQRGDCTRGAGCKFSHNEQRAANTGWGPQDAKNSRWENDKSGGPTRSERGGPVPGPSNRMHDKDAKSSNVEKERYQKRTDTNARDEDTRRSSDRRLKHGNGNGNGEKVKPRRYDSDEDGDRRKEKRTKQESESESYRREGDRSRREYGSREHRRKGEDHHVSVRSHR, encoded by the exons ATGAATCCACTGACATTAGTGAAGCGTATTCAGAACATAAATTCAAAGGAAGCCTCATTAGGTATTTCCGAGGATGCTTCATGGCATGCCAAGTATAAAGATTCAGCTTATGTGTATGTTGGGGGTATTCCCTTTGATCTGACCGAAGGCGATCTTCTTGCCGTTTTTGCTCa GTATGGTGAGATTGTGGATGTGAATCTTGTTAGAGACAAAGGAACTGGAAAATCGAAAGGTTTTGCTTTTGTTGCATATGAGGATCAGAGAAGTACAATTCTTGCTGTAG ATAATCTGAATGGTGCACAAGTTCTTGGGCGTACTATAAGAGTTGATCATGTTACTAAATacaaaaagaaagaagaagaagatgaagaggaggAACAGAAGAAAAGAGAGGCACGAGGAGTGTGTCGTGCTTTTCAGAGAGGTGATTGTACGCGTGGCGCTGGATGCAAATTCTCTCATAATGAACAA AGAGCTGCAAACACAGGTTGGGGTCCTCAAGATGCTAAGAATTCAAGATGGGAGAATGATAAGTCTGGAGGCCCAACAAGGAGTGAAAGAGGAGGCCCAGTCCCAGGCCCATCAAATCGAATGCATGACAAAGATGCAAAAAGTTCGAATGTTGAGAAAGAGAGGTACCAGAAACGAACAGATACAAATGCAAGAGATGAAGACACCAGAAGAAGCAGTGACAGAAGATTGAAACATGGGAATGGGAATGGGAATGGGGAAAAAGTAAAACCAAGGAGGTATGATTCCGATGAAGATGGTGATAGGAGGAAGGAGAAAAGGACGAAGCAggaatcggaatcggaatcgTATCGAAGAGAAGGTGACAGAAGTAGGAGGGAATATGGGTCTCGTGAACACAGAAGGAAGGGTGAAGATCACCATGTAAGTGTAAGATCACACAGAtag
- the LOC111880080 gene encoding cytochrome P450 704C1 yields the protein MDIRKLHEYSTYINHVLVMDFFYIIFNFLATSLILITIAFSLLILKIFIGKSIRNPKYSPVVGTVFGQLFYFNTLHDYLADIARKHHTFRLLAPDQSELYTTDVRNIEYILKTNFDNYTKGQYNKDIITDLFGHGIFAVDGVKWKQQRKLASFEFSTRVLRDFSCAVFRTNAAKLVMIVSQFAMVNEVFDIHNLLMRSGLDSIFKVGFGVDLDCLEGSNEEGNSFIDAFDDSNALTYWRYVDPLWKLKRFLNIGCEASLKKNIKLINDFVLKLISRRREQLQTQKHHNHKEDILSRFLIESEKDSDMDDRYLMDIILNFILAGKDSSANTLSWFFYMLCKNPAIQDKVVSEIEEHIGYQLGNGDNVEDFVERINDEILEKMHYLHAALSETLRLYPGVPVDGRVAESDDILPDGYELKKGDGVYYISYAMGRMSYIWGDDAEDFKPERWLNDNGIFQPQSPFKFVAFHAGPRICLGRDFSYRQMKIMSIALIRFLRFKLFDETKRVTYKTMFTLHIDGGLHLVAFPRT from the exons ATGGATATTCGAAAGCTTCATGAGTATTCAACATATATCAACCATGTTTTAGTTATGGATTTTTTCTATATCATCTTCAACTTTTTAGCTACTAGTCTCATACTAATCACCATAGCCTTTTCACTTCTCATCCTCAAAATCTTCATCGGAAAGTCAATCAGAAACCCAAAATACTCTCCGGTTGTCGGAACTGTATTTGGTCAACTCTTCTACTTCAACACCCTCCATGACTACCTAGCTGATATTGCCCGGAAACACCATACTTTCCGGCTTCTTGCCCCTGATCAAAGCGAGCTATACACAACCGACGTTAGAAACATCGAATACATACTTAAAACCAATTTCGACAACTACACGAAAGGCCAGTATAATAAGGACATAATTACAGACTTGTTTGGCCATGGGATCTTCGCTGTTGATGGCGTTAAGTGGAAGCAGCAGAGGAAGCTTGCAAGTTTCGAGTTCTCGACTAGGGTTTTAAGAGACTTCAGTTGTGCCGTTTTCAGAACCAACGCAGCAAAACTAGTCATGATCGTTTCTCAGTTTGCCATGGTCAACGAAGTCTTTGATATACAC aatttgcTGATGAGAAGTGGCTTGGATTCGATTTTCAAAGTTGGGTTCGGAGTGGATCTGGATTGCCTAGAAGGATCTAATGAAGAAGGGAACTCATTTATCGATGCGTTTGATGATTCAAATGCTTTGACTTACTGGCGTTACGTAGATCCCTTATGGAAACTTAAGCGTTTTCTTAATATCGGGTGTGAAGCTTCTCTTAAGAAGAACATCAAATTGATCAATGATTTCGTTCTCAAGTTGATCAGCAGAAGACGAGAACAACTACAAACACAGAAACACCAT AATCACAAGGAGGATATACTTTCAAGATTTTTGATCGAAAGTGAGAAGGATTCAGACATGGATGATCGATATCTCATGGATATAATCCTAAATTTCATCCTAGCTGGAAAAGATTCTAGTGCGAATACACTTTCTTGGTTTTTCTACATGCTTTGCAAGAATCCAGCAATACAGGATAAAGTTGTATCAGAAATAGAAGAACATATCGGGTATCAATTAGGAAATGGGGACAATGTTGAAGATTTTGTGGAGCGGATTAACGATGAAATACTTGAGAAAATGCATTATCTCCATGCGGCTTTGTCCGAAACCTTGAGGCTATACCCTGGAGTGCCCGTG GATGGAAGAGTTGCAGAATCAGATGACATTCTTCCTGATGGTTATGAGTTGAAAAAAGGGGATGGTGTGTACTATATATCCTATGCCATGGGAAGAATGTCTTACATTTGGGGAGATGATGCTGAAGATTTCAAGCCCGAAAGATGGCTTAATGATAATGGCATTTTCCAACCACAATCTCCTTTCAAATTCGTTGCATTTCAT GCGGGTCCTAGAATTTGTTTGGGGAGGGATTTCTCTTATCGTCAAATGAAAATAATGTCGATTGCTCTTATTCGGTTCTTGCGGTTCAAATTATTTGATGAAACAAAAAGGGTGACTTATAAAACGATGTTTACATTGCACATTGATGGAGGCCTTCATCTCGTCGCATTTCCAAGAACATAA